The Colletotrichum destructivum chromosome 8, complete sequence genome includes the window gcgcggcgcggaGCCTATGCTCTCGGACCTGGACTTTAATTGGCGCGAGTCGCTGACCAGACATACCGATGCCTAGATGGCAATTCACCTGACATCAGAGTGGTGGATCGCTACCGAGGCCGAGTACAAGCGCGCGGTCAAGGAAGTCATCGACCGGCTTCCCAGCGAGCAGCAAGCAAACCACAAGGCCGTCGAGTTAGCGGTCCGCAGTGCCGTGGGCCTACAGGCCATGGTCGAGGAAAGACTCCACACGGTGATCAACAaagtcgaggacgacgtggcCCAAGGCTTAGCTAACGACATCGGTCTCGGCACAAGGGGCATGAGCGAGATCATCGCTCTGGTCCGCGACTTTCACGCAGTCCATGTCACCGGCTACTTCCAGTCGCCAGACGGACCCCCTGCGCTCTGGCGCGAGCAAATCGCTTTCCAATCCCTCATCAGCTCTGGCGCAGAGAAGCAACAATAGAATCTGCAGAGAGATCTTGCCCAGGCGCAGAAGGATGCAGCTCAAAACCTGGTTGATTTTGAGGCAAAGTACGACAAGGAGCAGATCGAGCAGAGTAAGGACCtcaagagggagaggaaagaaatccaggagaggaaggagacCCTCGACAAGGCGTCAGCGGCGGTCGAAGAATACGTGAAGGATCTAGAGAGGAAAAGGTCAGACAAGGATGCGCACTTAAAGGAGATTGAGAGGAAGGCGGAGGCAGCGCAAAAAAGGTGGAAGTGACTGAAAAGACCATGCACAGTTGGTTGGCAAGCCGTGAGAGTTAAGGGATACAAAACAAGAGTCAGGCTCAAGAAAACCCTAAACACTACCTCTAAAGAGGCACAGAGGGATTTATTAACCTCTTATTAGGGTAAATTCTTTTAATGGGTCCTCTTGATTTAATTAGAAGAGGGCTATCTATATAGGTTTTCACGTCAGCGATGGTAGACTGTCTGAAGTAGTGACTTTACTTGTCGATGCAAAACTTGTCTCTTCCAAAAGTCGGTGCTATCTGAAAGATGAAAGCTTGCCAACAGCATGAGTCAACTCTGACTCAGTGATGTTGTTCCCAAATGACAGCAATTTTCAGCTCTGCAAGGGATCAGGTACCCTCATACTCTGGTTCCAGCCCCGTTCGAAGACATTTCGAGTACGCGCCCACTCTCTGATGGCATCAAAGTTGCGACACGTATGCATGACATCTGCCACCTCTTTATTCTCACTGTCTTTCCAAGTCCACGGATGAGGAGTAATATCCACAGAGCACATAACAGCTTGTCTTAGTGCATCGATGCAATGTTCAAGGTGCATAAGACTCATAGGGTCGTCTGGATCCGTAGACCATGGCTTGTCCTTGTAGAGGCTCTTTCGAAGCAAGTTCTGAGGGAGAAAATAAATTGTTAGCAAATCTGGTTTAAACATCTCTAATATTTGGGTTCTTACAACACAGTGGAGTTGATGAAAGACGCCCAGCATAACCACGTATGTTCCATCGTAGTTTCCGGTTTCATCAGCCACTGGCACCGTCTTGTTGACGAGCTGTGCTGCTTGGTCGCGGTTGATCATACTCGTGCCAACTAACAAGATATTAGCACATCAAACCGCTATATGCATATGGGAGCTTGAAAAGATAGAGCCAACATACAGCCATAAAGATCGTTCCAGAGTGCCTCTCGCTCCAGCGTGGGAGGTCCCATGTATGCTGTTCGGCCGCCATCAAACCCTGTAGTGAAGACGACGTTTTCATATTGGAGAACATCCAACACAGGCGCTGCAGAGCAAATGTCAACTGTGAATGGTTCACACCATGATTGAAGAAGAAATACTTACAATAAACCACGTCTGGGAAAACAGGCTTCTTGGATAGCTTTCCAGTACTTGACCAAAAGATTCCGCAGGCAGCTATCAGATTGAAAACTAGAGATAGATGGAGAAATCGCTTTAGCCTTGGATCGATGGCGTTGCAGACGATATTTTCTTCCGTCATACTACTAATGAATGGTTCCTTTTCCAACTTCATTGCAGAACTTCCGCAGTCAACTGGTTTAGAAAAGAGCTTGAGAAATGCCATTGTGTATTTCGGAAGGACGAGACACTTCAGCAAAAGTCCAACCCTCAGAGCCCGAGTTGGAACAAAGAatgaagggaagggggggcaaAAATTTGCATGGTTGAGTATACCCTTCACGAGTAAGGTATCTCAGAGTC containing:
- a CDS encoding Putative mycotoxin biosynthesis protein UstYa; translated protein: MAFLKLFSKPVDCGSSAMKLEKEPFISSMTEENIVCNAIDPRLKRFLHLSLVFNLIAACGIFWSSTGKLSKKPVFPDVVYSPVLDVLQYENVVFTTGFDGGRTAYMGPPTLEREALWNDLYGFGTSMINRDQAAQLVNKTVPVADETGNYDGTYVVMLGVFHQLHCVNLLRKSLYKDKPWSTDPDDPMSLMHLEHCIDALRQAVMCSVDITPHPWTWKDSENKEVADVMHTCRNFDAIREWARTRNVFERGWNQSMRVPDPLQS